Proteins encoded together in one Deinococcus sp. Marseille-Q6407 window:
- a CDS encoding HRDC domain-containing protein yields MTHQPSGSSFPAPAAAGPGTAGEPQRPDTRLTSLHTERGDAHGRLESALAALEGARWGLTLAGEAALAQQLRALLGAGVLRLDPHLPLRRDLLAEAGLAAASLEGDWRGAVAVWLLEPSDEELQRAARAGVPVIVDATLAPGSHWLAAGARYVTYHHGAALTGFADGSSGGALALLFGSSERPEPAAPAAADLAVALALRDVATLPLRLARAAQTAAALANQLTGRALPLGPTALLLPPEAAAATPAPLGGVLPAVQPVQGGMLLTPGLADARQVRSLLHGVDRPAEPAETVASTEQPGQGSAATVTQPADTRPERRYEAQEDNTRSAQPAREEQLEGQAAEVNPNPAPEREREPRFSKHRPHERREQKREDRRDSRERGNGQQGNRRFERSERFAGGSRPERQQGELDRFVFEAPQPEANTAPQAPETPAPQQGDMPQPEQEQTTGTAPADQPEQTPAPAAEPRQERQDQRRSQDRRSGRQQQDRQPGRHRPAPAGERQGPAEDAVLLPPDLPVAQAGSGKPDPTADLTEEQSAVFARLRDWRNAEASRQEISRFIVASNATLAEIARQVPYTIEDLRSVKGMGPARVSKYGEAIVHVVRGTRS; encoded by the coding sequence ATGACCCATCAACCTTCCGGTTCTTCTTTTCCTGCACCTGCGGCGGCAGGGCCGGGCACTGCCGGTGAGCCGCAGCGCCCCGACACCCGCCTGACTTCTCTGCACACCGAGCGCGGTGACGCCCACGGCCGCCTGGAAAGCGCGTTGGCCGCCCTTGAGGGTGCCCGCTGGGGCCTGACCCTGGCCGGCGAGGCCGCGCTGGCTCAGCAGCTGCGTGCCCTGCTGGGCGCCGGTGTGCTGCGGCTGGACCCCCACCTGCCACTGCGGCGCGACCTGCTGGCCGAGGCTGGCCTGGCTGCGGCCAGCCTGGAAGGCGACTGGCGCGGCGCGGTGGCCGTCTGGCTGCTGGAACCCAGCGACGAGGAACTGCAGCGGGCCGCCCGGGCCGGCGTGCCGGTGATCGTGGACGCCACACTGGCGCCCGGCTCCCACTGGCTGGCGGCTGGCGCCCGCTACGTGACCTACCACCACGGCGCGGCCCTGACCGGCTTTGCGGACGGCAGCAGTGGCGGTGCGCTGGCCTTGCTGTTTGGCAGCAGCGAGCGCCCGGAGCCGGCTGCCCCGGCGGCCGCCGACCTGGCCGTCGCACTGGCCCTGCGTGACGTGGCGACCCTGCCGCTGCGCCTGGCCCGCGCCGCACAGACCGCCGCTGCCCTGGCCAATCAGCTGACCGGGCGGGCACTGCCGCTGGGCCCCACTGCCCTGTTGCTGCCCCCCGAAGCGGCGGCCGCCACCCCTGCGCCGCTGGGCGGCGTGTTGCCGGCAGTCCAGCCGGTGCAGGGCGGCATGCTTCTGACGCCGGGTCTGGCCGACGCCCGTCAGGTTCGCTCGCTGCTGCACGGAGTGGATCGCCCGGCCGAACCGGCCGAAACAGTCGCCAGTACTGAGCAACCCGGCCAAGGCAGCGCGGCAACCGTGACTCAGCCGGCAGACACTCGCCCTGAGCGCCGCTACGAAGCGCAGGAAGACAACACCCGTTCGGCCCAGCCGGCACGTGAGGAGCAGTTGGAAGGGCAGGCCGCCGAAGTGAACCCCAACCCGGCCCCCGAACGTGAGCGGGAGCCGCGTTTCTCCAAGCATCGCCCGCACGAACGCCGTGAGCAAAAACGTGAAGACCGCCGCGATTCGCGGGAGCGCGGGAATGGTCAGCAGGGAAACCGCCGCTTCGAGCGTAGCGAGCGTTTTGCTGGCGGCAGCCGTCCCGAGCGCCAGCAGGGCGAACTGGACCGTTTCGTGTTTGAAGCACCTCAGCCTGAGGCAAACACCGCGCCCCAGGCACCGGAAACTCCGGCGCCACAGCAGGGAGACATGCCGCAGCCAGAGCAGGAGCAGACCACCGGCACTGCGCCGGCTGATCAGCCGGAACAGACGCCTGCTCCAGCCGCCGAGCCGCGCCAGGAACGTCAGGACCAGCGCCGCTCGCAGGACCGCCGCAGCGGCCGCCAGCAGCAAGACCGTCAGCCGGGCCGGCACCGCCCGGCGCCTGCGGGAGAGCGCCAGGGACCGGCAGAAGATGCCGTTCTGCTGCCGCCCGACCTGCCGGTGGCGCAGGCCGGCAGCGGCAAGCCCGATCCCACCGCCGACCTGACCGAGGAGCAGAGCGCCGTGTTCGCCCGGCTGCGCGACTGGCGCAACGCCGAGGCGAGCCGGCAGGAAATCAGCCGCTTTATCGTGGCCAGCAACGCCACCCTGGCCGAAATCGCCCGGCAGGTGCCCTACACCATCGAGGACCTGCGCAGCGTCAAAGGCATGGGCCCAGCCCGAGTCAGCAAGTACGGTGAAGCTATCGTGCATGTGGTGCGCGGCACCCGCAGCTGA